Genomic DNA from Candidatus Auribacterota bacterium:
GGATGGGGTTCGACGGCTCGTCGATCGAGGGCTTTGCCCGCATCGAAGAGAGCGACATGATCGCCATGCCCGACCCGAACACCTTCTGTATCCTGCCTTGGCGGCCGCAGGACGGTGGCGCCGAGGCGAGGATGTTCTGTGACATTCTCGAACCCGCCGGGAAGCCGTATGAGGGCGATCCGCGCCACGTGCTCAAGCGCGCGCTGAAGCGCGCCGCCGACATGGGATACACCTACATGGTGGGGCCGGAGCTGGAATATTTTTATTTCCAGGACGACAAGGAACTGCGGCCGCTGGACAGCGGCGGCTATTTCGACATGGCTCCCCTCGACCTCGGCACGGACCTCCGCCGCGAGACGATACAGATACTCGAAGACATGGGCATCGCGGTGGAATACGACCACCACGAAGTTGCCCCGAGCCAGCACGAGATCGACCTGCGCTATACCGAAGCCCTCACGATGGCCGACAGCGCCATGACCTATCGCCTGATCGTCAAGGATGTGGCCCGGAAGAGAGGCGTGTACGCGACGTTCATGCCTAAGCCGATAGAGGGCCAGAACGGGAGCGGCATGCACACCCACCAATCGCTCTGCACGCGGGATGGCCGGAACGCCTTTTTTGACAAAAACGACGCTTACCACCTCTCATCTGTCGCGAAGTCGTTCACGGCGGGCATCCTGCGTCACGCAAAGGAGTTCTGCGTCATCACGAACCAGTGGATCAACTCCTATAAGAGGCTCATCCCCGGC
This window encodes:
- a CDS encoding glutamine synthetase family protein, which produces MPKITQDVLKLVKDHNVRFIRLWFTDVLGRLKGFAITRSELEEAMESGMGFDGSSIEGFARIEESDMIAMPDPNTFCILPWRPQDGGAEARMFCDILEPAGKPYEGDPRHVLKRALKRAADMGYTYMVGPELEYFYFQDDKELRPLDSGGYFDMAPLDLGTDLRRETIQILEDMGIAVEYDHHEVAPSQHEIDLRYTEALTMADSAMTYRLIVKDVARKRGVYATFMPKPIEGQNGSGMHTHQSLCTRDGRNAFFDKNDAYHLSSVAKSFTAGILRHAKEFCVITNQWINSYKRLIPGYEAPVYISWAQRNRSTMVRVPMYKPGKEKATRIEFRAPDPACNPYLAFAVMLAAGLEGIEKKYPLFPPVEEDIFEFSEHERAKAGIETLPGSLYAAIVEAEKSDFLRTVLGDHIYSKIIENKKIEWDRYRVHVSRYELDKYLGIM